From the Solibacillus sp. FSL R5-0449 genome, one window contains:
- a CDS encoding response regulator transcription factor: MKIFIIDDHDIVREGLRLVLELKQQNEVIGEAENGQEALKMLETLEPELILLDLNMPVLDGIGVLRALKKSGRHIPVIVLTTYKEKYMLLEAVELGVKSYLLKDAKRSVIYETINKVANDETWFPPDIEEAITVAKDSQANKLFLTQKELIILNYLSKGLKNSEIADKLFISERTLKNYLTVIYEKLDVKSRTQALSVAIEKNLI, encoded by the coding sequence ATGAAAATATTCATTATTGATGACCATGATATTGTACGAGAAGGTCTGCGACTTGTACTTGAACTAAAGCAACAGAACGAGGTCATCGGAGAAGCAGAAAATGGACAGGAAGCACTTAAAATGCTCGAAACACTAGAGCCTGAGCTCATTTTACTTGATTTAAATATGCCCGTACTAGACGGCATTGGTGTGCTGCGTGCATTAAAAAAGTCAGGACGACATATTCCTGTTATTGTTTTGACAACCTATAAAGAAAAGTATATGCTTCTTGAAGCCGTAGAGCTCGGTGTAAAGAGCTACCTACTGAAAGATGCAAAACGTAGCGTCATTTATGAAACGATCAATAAAGTGGCAAATGATGAAACGTGGTTTCCACCTGATATTGAAGAAGCGATTACGGTAGCGAAAGACAGTCAGGCAAATAAATTATTTTTAACACAAAAGGAGCTTATTATTTTAAATTACCTCTCAAAAGGTTTAAAAAACAGTGAAATTGCGGATAAGCTTTTTATTTCCGAACGTACGCTAAAAAATTATTTAACCGTAATCTACGAAAAACTTGATGTGAAATCACGTACCCAGGCTCTTTCAGTCGCCATTGAGAAAAATTTAATCTAA
- a CDS encoding sensor histidine kinase, with product MKVQEHFELLNYNTSILRTPFTIAHILVTLIIAILISVNGATVIETLLFIVGCILLSVLHWYGNKIYIRLGTFYLLIQSLIVLLSSLFVHDFAIIVLIVFGGTLITQSFYLYNKAKKFVAFLVFYIVYGFFMLSIMYEQYKLDYAIFIFLISLLFILLGFATFNQKEVENRELLLANKRIEALTKQNERQRMARDLHDSLIQRLIGVNLKMEVMDEYLEDGDVKEAGELLKLAKTQVEQSIVEAREVVDDLRLSEEIMLNHRLVKEVANLKTLFSIPIEMKLEDNIVVDEEIANHIIAILKEAVTNTFKHARAKVIQVKATIEHNFLIFEIEDDGVGYTRASGTSHYGIIGMRERTELLNGQFNIFRKIDKGTKIIVKIPL from the coding sequence ATGAAAGTACAAGAGCATTTTGAGCTCCTCAATTATAATACGTCCATTTTGAGAACCCCTTTTACGATCGCCCATATTTTGGTGACGCTGATTATTGCAATATTAATTTCAGTAAATGGTGCAACAGTAATTGAAACACTTCTCTTTATAGTAGGCTGTATCTTATTAAGCGTGTTGCACTGGTATGGGAATAAAATCTATATACGGTTAGGGACATTTTATTTACTCATCCAATCGCTCATAGTATTGCTGTCATCCTTATTCGTTCATGATTTTGCGATTATTGTATTAATTGTGTTTGGCGGTACATTAATTACGCAGTCTTTTTATTTGTATAATAAGGCGAAAAAATTCGTGGCATTTTTAGTTTTCTACATTGTATATGGTTTTTTTATGCTATCGATTATGTATGAGCAATATAAATTGGATTACGCCATATTTATCTTTTTAATTTCACTCCTATTCATCCTTTTAGGGTTTGCGACCTTTAATCAAAAAGAAGTGGAAAATAGAGAATTACTCCTTGCGAATAAAAGGATCGAAGCATTAACCAAACAAAATGAGCGGCAACGAATGGCACGTGACTTACATGATTCACTGATTCAGCGACTAATTGGTGTCAATTTAAAGATGGAAGTCATGGATGAGTATTTAGAAGACGGAGATGTGAAAGAAGCTGGGGAGCTCTTGAAACTAGCCAAAACGCAAGTGGAACAATCGATTGTCGAGGCGAGAGAAGTCGTCGATGATTTACGTTTATCGGAAGAAATAATGCTCAATCATCGTCTTGTAAAAGAAGTTGCGAATTTAAAAACATTATTTTCGATTCCAATTGAGATGAAGTTAGAGGATAACATTGTGGTAGATGAAGAAATCGCAAATCATATCATTGCGATTTTAAAAGAAGCCGTAACAAATACGTTTAAGCATGCGAGGGCAAAGGTTATTCAAGTCAAAGCAACGATTGAACATAATTTTCTAATCTTTGAAATTGAAGATGATGGTGTAGGTTATACACGCGCGAGTGGGACGAGTCATTACGGCATTATTGGGATGAGAGAACGAACAGAACTACTAAACGGTCAATTTAACATTTTTCGTAAGATAGACAAAGGGACAAAAATAATCGTGAAAATTCCATTATAA
- a CDS encoding aspartyl-phosphate phosphatase Spo0E family protein, with protein MKILILKSILKIRIELKRKQMYKKAKDLGFTHPEVVNHSQELDKLLNKYSGTVD; from the coding sequence ATGAAAATTTTAATATTAAAATCAATATTAAAAATAAGAATTGAATTAAAAAGAAAACAAATGTATAAAAAAGCGAAGGATTTAGGGTTCACACACCCCGAAGTAGTAAATCACAGTCAAGAATTGGATAAATTGCTTAATAAGTATTCTGGTACTGTTGATTGA
- a CDS encoding Ger(x)C family spore germination protein, which produces MKKNYLILMLLFILPLLSGCWSRVELQDLGIITATAIDYLDDGETRVSVQIFIPRTITTGQGGEDPSAGSTFVREGTGDNLATAIANLQEHVPRRLFWGQCKIYILGEELAKKGIRNEIDFLVRHPSPRGNSLLFVSEGEAMEMLTLVPPLERYSGEALRKLVEEESGIKTTLRDVDMALMGTSESVSMPYIKKLELTEQAKKPNETIPIIHGTAIFKEDQMAGTLNKEEARSLLWLKDEVKRSTISIKLEGEDGEIAMTPTSGKVKFSPEIADGNWIMNLHIGISGDIVQNETHLNLMNKDVIKTIEKEYETGLRERISKTIEQLQKEFHADAANFGRRFHQKYPNEWNKVKDNWDEKYSEIEIKIQVKAKIKGPGYIGPPAALPRNEVEE; this is translated from the coding sequence TTGAAGAAAAACTATCTTATTTTAATGCTTTTATTTATCCTTCCCCTTCTCTCCGGTTGTTGGAGTAGAGTGGAATTGCAGGACCTAGGAATTATTACTGCTACTGCAATAGATTACTTAGATGATGGAGAAACTAGAGTGTCAGTTCAAATATTTATCCCTCGTACAATCACAACGGGTCAAGGTGGCGAGGATCCTAGTGCAGGCTCCACATTTGTTCGAGAAGGGACAGGAGATAATCTTGCCACTGCCATTGCCAATCTACAAGAACATGTCCCGAGAAGACTCTTCTGGGGGCAATGTAAAATCTATATTTTGGGTGAGGAACTTGCCAAGAAAGGGATTCGCAATGAAATAGACTTTCTGGTTCGTCATCCTAGTCCTCGTGGAAATTCTTTGCTATTTGTAAGTGAAGGCGAAGCAATGGAGATGCTGACGTTAGTTCCTCCTTTAGAAAGATACTCGGGAGAGGCGCTTAGAAAATTGGTAGAGGAAGAATCCGGTATCAAAACAACGTTAAGAGATGTCGATATGGCTTTAATGGGAACTAGTGAAAGTGTTTCAATGCCCTATATTAAAAAGCTTGAATTAACAGAACAAGCAAAAAAACCTAATGAAACAATACCAATTATTCATGGGACAGCCATTTTTAAGGAAGATCAAATGGCAGGAACGTTGAATAAAGAGGAGGCCCGCAGCTTACTGTGGTTAAAAGACGAAGTAAAGAGAAGTACAATTTCAATTAAGCTTGAAGGGGAAGACGGGGAAATTGCAATGACACCAACATCAGGTAAGGTTAAATTCAGTCCCGAAATTGCAGATGGCAACTGGATAATGAATCTCCATATTGGAATTAGCGGAGACATTGTTCAAAATGAAACTCATTTAAATCTTATGAACAAAGATGTCATCAAAACCATCGAAAAAGAGTATGAAACAGGTTTAAGGGAACGAATATCCAAGACGATTGAACAGCTCCAAAAAGAGTTCCATGCAGATGCGGCAAATTTCGGGAGACGGTTTCATCAAAAATATCCAAACGAATGGAATAAAGTTAAAGACAATTGGGATGAAAAATACTCTGAAATCGAGATAAAAATTCAGGTTAAGGCAAAAATAAAAGGACCGGGTTATATTGGTCCGCCTGCTGCACTTCCAAGAAATGAGGTGGAAGAATAA